Part of the Jatrophihabitans sp. GAS493 genome, GAGGCCGATGACGAGGACTGGCGCGGGCTGCGGGAGATCGGTGGCGCTGTCGACGATCTGACCGGGAGCCTGCTGGCCACGGCGCTCGGACTGCAGCAGTGGCATGCCCGTCATCCGCACTGCGCCCTCTGTGGCGAACTCACCGTCCAGACGCTCGCCGGCTGGACCAGAACCTGTCCGCGGGACAGCAGCGTGCACTTTCCGCGCACCGACCCGGCGGTGATCATGCTCATCCACGACGGCGGCGACCGTGCGCTGCTCGGACGCGGCGCCGCCTGGGGGGTCGGGCGCTTCTCAACCCTCGCCGGTTTCGTCGAGCCGGGGGAGTCGCTCGAGGCAGCGGTCGCCCGAGAGGTCTTTGAAGAGGTCGGGGTGAGGGTCGGTGACATTCGCTACGTGGCCAGTCAGCCGTGGCCGTTCCCGGCGTCGCTGATGGTCGGATTCACGGCTCGGGCCATCGACGACGGCACCATTGAACTCGATGACGACGAGGTCGTCGACGCGGGGTGGTTCACCCGGGAAGAGGTTCGTCAGGCCGGCGTGTGGACCGACGACCCGGCGGCCGATTCACCGGAGAACGGGTCGCGGCTGCGGGCCATCCCGCCGCAGTTCTCAATCTCACGTCACCTGATCGACGGATGGCTCGAGAGCGAATAGGCCCGCACAGGCGAGACGATCGGCGGCTACTCGGCTGCGAGCGGGTCAGCCGGATGCGTTGAAGCGGATGGCTGGGCGGCGGGGATCCTCCAACCGAACGACGACGTCGGCCCGATCCGACGGCTCGGACTCTTCGTCGTAACTGGCGAAGGCCGGCAGTGTCCAGGCCGCCTCGGCCGGGGTGTGCCGGGCCAGCGCGGCGGCGGACATGGCCAGGTGGATACGAACGTCGAACTCCAGCTCGGGGCGGATCAGCAGCGCACCGCTGACGAGCACGATGCTGCCCGGCGGGGCCTCGATGGTGGCGGCTCGGGTCATCCGGTTGCTCACCGGATCCCGCAGGGACGGCAGGAACCGCCCCGAGCCACCCGGCCCCAACGGGTCCAGCACCTCTCGGCGCAGTGTCGCGTGATCGAGCCATCCCTCGGCGAAGGACTGCAGATCGTGACGGCCGTACTCCAGCCGCAGTGACGCGTCGCGCCAGAAGAGATCGTCACGCAGATGGGTCACGGGACGGGACCGTCGGCGCAGCGGCTCGATCAGCGCCTGCGCCAACTCGTGGGGGCGGGTCGCCCCGGCGCCGTCGATCGCGACCCGAAGCGTCGCCGTACCAGCGTGCGCTGCTGCGCCATCCTGCGCTGCTGCCGGGAAGGTGGCCAGGAACTCCGCGAGTCGCTCGACAAGCTCGGCCTCGCCGATCGGCGCGAAGGCCACAGTCGGTAGGGCTCCGCTGCGCCCCGGCGATTCGCCGCGGCTCATGCCACCGACGCGAGCTGCTCCTTGACCTGGGCCACCGACGGGTTGGTGAGTGCACTTCCGTCGGCGAAGACGAGCGTCGGGACGGTCTGGTTGCCACCGTTGACCTTCATCACCAGGTCGGCCGCGGCTTCGTCGAGTTCGATGTTCACCTCTTCATAGGCGATACCCTCACGATCGAGCATCGTCTTCAGACGCTTGCAGTAGCTGCACCACGTCGTCGAGTACATCGTCACATCTGCCACGGTCATTGCCTCTCAATGTCTAACTCATCCGGATCGCGTACAGCTGGCACAACACCGTCGCCGGGCGGGTTCTTCCGCCGAAAGCGAAACTGACCGCGAATTTGCCGCCGAGTGCGTCACTCCGGCCAAGGCGGGTGCAGAAGTTGTCGCACCACGCTGGCAGGATCGCGGGGTGACCCATTCCCGAAGCGTGCTCGACGGTCTGGACGCCGAACAGCGTGAGGCGGCCCAAGCCGTCCGGGGGCCCGTCTGCATCCTGGCCGGCGCCGGCACCGGCAAGACCCGAGCGATCACGCATCGGATCGCCTACGCGGTAGGAAGCGAGGCGGTGCCGGCCGGGCAGCTGCTCGCCCTCACCTTCACCGCCCGCGCGGCCGGCGAGCTCCGCACCCGGCTGCGGACCCTCGGGGCGCACGGGGTGCAGGCGCGAACCTTCCACGCCGCCGCCCTCCGTCAGCTCAGTTACTTCTCGCCCCGGGTGCTGGGCGGGGAGATGCCTGAGGTCGTCCCGAACACGATCCGGCTCGTCGCCAATGCGGCGGCCCGAACCCGGCTGCGCAGTGATCGGGCCGAGGTCCGTGACCTCGCCGCCGAGATCGACTGGGCCAAGGCGGTGCTGGCCGCCCCGCAGGACTATCCCGAGCGGGCCCTGGCCGCCGGGCGCCAACCACCACTCACCCCCGCCGTGGTGGCGCAGGTGTACGCCGAGTACGAACAGTCCAAGCGCCGCGCCGGGCAGCTGGACTTCGCGGATCTGCTCCTCATCATGGCTGGGGCGATCGAGCAGCACGCGGACGTCGCCGAGGAGATTCGTTCCCGCTACCGGCACTTCGTCGTCGACGAGTACCAGGACGTCTCGCCGCTGCAGCAGCGGATCCTCGACGCTTGGCTCGGTGACCGGGACGATCTCTGCGTCGTCGGCGACGCGAACCAGACCATCTACTCCTTCGCCGGAGCCACCCCACAGCACCTGCTGAGGTTCACCGCGCGCTTCCCGCAGGCCGTGGTCGTGAAGCTTGAGCGTGACTACCGTTCGACGCCGCAGGTGGTGGAGCTGGCGAACCGGCTGGTCGCCTCGGCGCCGACGCCGAGGTCCAGCCCGCAGGCCGGTTCAGCGCCGATCTCCGGCAACGGCACCCGACTGCGGTTGATCGGGCAGCGCCCGGACGGCCCGCCGCCCACGTTCACTGAGTTCGACGACGAACCGGCGGAGGCGGCGGCGGTCGCGGCGGCCTGTCGACGGCTGATCGAGCAGGGAACACCCCCGGCCGAGATCGCCGTCCTCTTCCGGATCAATGCTCAGTCTGAGGTGTATGAGCAGGCACTCTCCGGGGCCGGAGTGGCGTACGTGTTGCGCGGCGGCGAGCGTTTCTTCGACCGCCCGGAGATCCGCGAGGCCCGACTGCTGCTGCGCGGCGCCGCCCGCTCGGATGATCGAGAGCTTCCGCTGACCGAGACGGTCCGCGGCGTACTGGCCGGCTCCGGTTGGCACCCGGACGCGCCGCCGACCGGGGGGAGCGCCCGCGAGCGTTGGGAGTCGCTCGCTGCGTTGGTGAGCCTGGCCGACGATCTGATCGCCACGAACCCGCAGGCGCACCTGGTGGAGCTGGTGGAGGAGCTCGATCAGCGCGCCTCGGCCCAGCACGCCCCGACCGTTCAGGGGGTGACGCTCTCCTCGCTGCACTCGGCGAAGGGCTTGGAGTGGGATGCCGTCTTCCTGGTCGGGCTCACCGACACCACCCTGCCGATCTCGCACGCCACCACCGACGATCAGGTCGCTGAGGAGCGGCGGCTGCTCTACGTGGGGATCACCCGCGCCCGCGAGCAGCTGGCCCTCTCCTGGGCGCTGGCTCGCAGTCCCGGGCAGCGCCGGGGGCGGCGACCGAGTCGCTTCCTCGACGGGCTACGCCCGGCCAGCTCGTCAGCGGCGGTCGAGGCCCGTTCGAAGAAGAAGGCAGTCGCCGTCGAGGCCAATGATGCCGAGCTCTTCGGCCGGCTGCGAGCCTGGCGTCGGATTCAGGCCGACGCCCAGAAAGTGCCGGCTTTTGTTGTCTTCTCTGACGCCACGCTGGTGGCGATAGCCGACGTTGCTCCGACATCGCGCAGTGCCCTGGCAGCGGTCTCCGGCGTGGGGCCGGCCAAACTGGATCGCTATGCGGAGCCGATTCTGGCCGTCCTGGCCGGCGGCACCCCGGAAGAGGTCGGCCCGGTAGCGGTCAGCTGATCGCCGAAGCGGCACGAGGATCTGCGAACACGGCGCGAAAAGTTTCTCGATTTAATTCGATTGCGCTGTCCGCGGATGATGGATAGCCTCTCTTTGAAGCACGACGCGAAAGCGCGTCTGCGGCGCTGCTCGCAGTGCCTGACCAACCGAAGGAGGTGCCCCCATGAAGAACTCAGGAATGTTCGCTGACCTTGACTTCCAGCCGAAGTCTGCCCAGCTGAGCGCGTTCGGTTCGCCGACCGTGGGGGCAGATTTCGGTTGGCGTCGCGAAGCGCGGCCAGGCAGCGACGCAATGGGCTTCACCCGCCCGGCTGATCTTCGCGATATGCAGGCCGTTGCCTGCTTCGCCGGCGTAGGCACGTCGATCCACGAGGGCACCACTGTCAGTGGCGCCGGGTATGGATTCACTGTCACCGCTTCGCGACACGCATCGGCCAACGCCACCGCTGCCAAGTCGGCGCTGATCGCACCGACAATGGCTGCCAAGCGCGGCGCCCCGCCTCGAGGGAATCGAAGTCTGATCACTTGATCAGGTTCGAACCTTCGAGGCCGCGGCTCCCACTTGGGAACCGCGGCCTTCTTTCGTTTTCGGCCCCGTTCCAACGCAGCACCTCCAAAGTCCGCCCGCTGACCACCACTCGAAGAACCGCAGCACTCGCTAAGAAACCGAATACGAAACCGAAGGACCGACATGACGCTCAGCTGCTTACCCACCGATGACATCACCTCTGGGAGCGCGCTGGAACTGGCCCACACGGGTCTGGTGCTCGACCCGCTCTCACCCAGCTGCCCGGCCGACCTGCCTTGCCAGGTCCGCGACGCGGACCTCTGGTTCGCCGACACACCGGTTCAGCTCGAGGCGGCCAAGGCGCTCTGCCAGGACTGCCCCGTGCGTCAGGCTTGCCTGGCCGGCGCTCTCGAGCGGCGTGAGCCGTGGGGCGTCTGGGGTGGCGAGATCTTCGACCACGGTGTTGTGCTCGCCCGCAAGCGTGGCCGTGGACGGCCGCGCAAATCCGACCAGGACGTCGCCGCGTGAGCGGAGGTGCCCACCCGCAGACCGCGGGAACCCAACTTTTCAGGAGAGATCAGATGAACACGCTTTACGCCGCACTGGCGCGTGAACGACTACTCGATGGCTATCGCGAAGCGGAGCAGGCCAAGCACGTTGGCGTGGCCCGCACCCGTTCGCGGGGCGATCTGCGGCAGTACCGCCGTAGCTCGCTCACCACTCGGGTCTGGCGGAGCCGGCTTCGGCTCCGCTAAGCCAACCGGAGTCATCCAAGAAATGTAGGCATCGCAACGCCGGTAGCCAATGGTCGCCGAATAGTGGCCCCAGGCAGGAGGTGGGTGACTATTCGGCGAAGCCGGGCTGCCAGCGTTGCGCCAGAGCCCGGTAAGGCGCCGTCGCGCCGAGCTGGCACAGAACCGCGATCGAGCCCAGGCTCACGCGGTGCAGGAGCAGGTAGTCGGGCGGAAGGTTGAACATCCGCCCGACCCTGGCCTCCTCGTTTCGGGGATCACCGATCCGCGCGGCCTGGGAGCGCATCCAGTCCCGGGTGAAGGTGAAGTTCTCCACGGTCAGCGGATCCAGGATCGGACGCAGATAGTCCAGCACCTGCTGGGCGTCGAGTTCGATCCCCGGACGGATGAATCCGAACTCGGTCATCTCCTTGATCAACTCGGCCTTGCGCCCGTCCAGCGCCAACCGGGTCATCCGTCCGAGCGGCTTCGGCGAGCCGTTGGGCAGCCGGGCCACGGCCCCGAAGTCGAGTACTCCGAGGCGTCCATCGGCACTGATCCGGAAATTGCCAGGGTGTGGATCGGCGTGCAGCAGACCGGCGCGCTCCGGCGATGAATACTGCAACAAGGCCAAGGTATATCCAGCCCGGTCACGCTGAGCCTGGGTGCCGGAGTCGATGATCTCCGAAACCGGGGTGCCGTCGATCCACTCGGTCACCAGCACCTTCGGGGCACTGGCGACAACTCGCCCGACCAGGATGTCCGGGTCGTCGGCGTAGGCCTTGGCGAAGCCGCGCTGGGCGTCGGCCTCCATCCCGTAGTCGAGTTCCTCGAGGATCCGCTCCTTCAGTTCGCTGATGAGCGGCTTCACGTCCATACCGGGAGACATCCGCCCGAAGAGCCAGGCCAGGCGGGAGAGCTGGGTGAAGTCGGCCATGAGCGCTGGCCCGGCGCCCGGGTACTGGATCTTCACCGCCACTTCGCGGCCGTCGCTCCAGATGGCCTTGTGAACCTGTCCGATGCTCGCCGCGGCCGCCGGAGTGTCGTCGAACTCCTGGAAGCGCTTGGTCCAGCTCTTGCCGAACTGCTCGTCGAGAACCCGGTGCATCGTCGCGGCCGGCATCGGGGGGGCGGAGTCCTGCAGTTTGGTCAGGGCTTCCCGGTAGGGCGCGGCTGAGGCCTCCGGCAGCGCGGCCTCGAAGATCGAGAGGGCCTGCCCCAGCTTCATCGCGCCGCCCTTGAGCTCGCCCAGGACAGTGAAGAGCTGCTCGGCGGTGCGCTGCTGGAATTCGGCGGCGACGTCCTCGGCCGATTTGCCGGTGATTCGCTTGCCGATTCCGACCGTCGCTCGTCCGGCTGCCCCCAACGGAAGCGTAGCCAGACGGGCCGTTCGCGCGACCCTGCGCTGCGGGATATCGGTGCCGTCCTTCACCTTGCCAACATAGGCCATCGGCCTGTGGGGTGTGGTATTCATCGCCCGGAATCCGCCGGATCGTGTCCCTGGCAGTCACAGCGCGGATGAGCGCTCCAGGTTCTGCGGCGCAGCCGCCAGTCGGGCAGGTGCAGCTCCAGAGTGGCATCGATGGTGCTGACCTCCTCACCGTCCAGATAGGCGAGCGCCTGCAGCGCGGCCAGCCCGGAGGTTGTGACCGCGAGCGCCGAATCCGACGGGGGAGGATGCCGGGTCGACAGCGACAGCTGGGCCGCCAACGCCGACCAGGCGCTGTCGCGATCGAGCCGGTGTAGGTCGGCGCAGTGCAGGCAACTCGACAGACCGGGCACCACCGTCGGGCCGATGATCGCGTGATCACCACCGACCCACGCGACCAAGTGCGCACGGCCGAGGCGGTGCAGCGCCGAGCCGACGTCCGGATCGACAAGCCCGTCGCCGGCGAGCACCACCAGGTCGACCGGACGCTGCTCCGGTGGCACTCCGGCGTTCACCTCCGGCGCCGACCGATGCAGCGCAT contains:
- the nudC gene encoding NAD(+) diphosphatase; amino-acid sequence: MENQPPLSRATFDRAALHRTDDAWLAAAWDRAKVALLNQRGATPTSKVDGGWQPVWSDASWVARFSDDHPSVLVERRFLGIIDDVPYFSATLTAEADDEDWRGLREIGGAVDDLTGSLLATALGLQQWHARHPHCALCGELTVQTLAGWTRTCPRDSSVHFPRTDPAVIMLIHDGGDRALLGRGAAWGVGRFSTLAGFVEPGESLEAAVAREVFEEVGVRVGDIRYVASQPWPFPASLMVGFTARAIDDGTIELDDDEVVDAGWFTREEVRQAGVWTDDPAADSPENGSRLRAIPPQFSISRHLIDGWLESE
- a CDS encoding uridine kinase, whose product is MSRGESPGRSGALPTVAFAPIGEAELVERLAEFLATFPAAAQDGAAAHAGTATLRVAIDGAGATRPHELAQALIEPLRRRSRPVTHLRDDLFWRDASLRLEYGRHDLQSFAEGWLDHATLRREVLDPLGPGGSGRFLPSLRDPVSNRMTRAATIEAPPGSIVLVSGALLIRPELEFDVRIHLAMSAAALARHTPAEAAWTLPAFASYDEESEPSDRADVVVRLEDPRRPAIRFNASG
- a CDS encoding mycoredoxin, with the protein product MTVADVTMYSTTWCSYCKRLKTMLDREGIAYEEVNIELDEAAADLVMKVNGGNQTVPTLVFADGSALTNPSVAQVKEQLASVA
- a CDS encoding ATP-dependent helicase, which produces MTHSRSVLDGLDAEQREAAQAVRGPVCILAGAGTGKTRAITHRIAYAVGSEAVPAGQLLALTFTARAAGELRTRLRTLGAHGVQARTFHAAALRQLSYFSPRVLGGEMPEVVPNTIRLVANAAARTRLRSDRAEVRDLAAEIDWAKAVLAAPQDYPERALAAGRQPPLTPAVVAQVYAEYEQSKRRAGQLDFADLLLIMAGAIEQHADVAEEIRSRYRHFVVDEYQDVSPLQQRILDAWLGDRDDLCVVGDANQTIYSFAGATPQHLLRFTARFPQAVVVKLERDYRSTPQVVELANRLVASAPTPRSSPQAGSAPISGNGTRLRLIGQRPDGPPPTFTEFDDEPAEAAAVAAACRRLIEQGTPPAEIAVLFRINAQSEVYEQALSGAGVAYVLRGGERFFDRPEIREARLLLRGAARSDDRELPLTETVRGVLAGSGWHPDAPPTGGSARERWESLAALVSLADDLIATNPQAHLVELVEELDQRASAQHAPTVQGVTLSSLHSAKGLEWDAVFLVGLTDTTLPISHATTDDQVAEERRLLYVGITRAREQLALSWALARSPGQRRGRRPSRFLDGLRPASSSAAVEARSKKKAVAVEANDAELFGRLRAWRRIQADAQKVPAFVVFSDATLVAIADVAPTSRSALAAVSGVGPAKLDRYAEPILAVLAGGTPEEVGPVAVS
- a CDS encoding WhiB family transcriptional regulator, which codes for MTLSCLPTDDITSGSALELAHTGLVLDPLSPSCPADLPCQVRDADLWFADTPVQLEAAKALCQDCPVRQACLAGALERREPWGVWGGEIFDHGVVLARKRGRGRPRKSDQDVAA
- a CDS encoding AarF/ABC1/UbiB kinase family protein — encoded protein: MNTTPHRPMAYVGKVKDGTDIPQRRVARTARLATLPLGAAGRATVGIGKRITGKSAEDVAAEFQQRTAEQLFTVLGELKGGAMKLGQALSIFEAALPEASAAPYREALTKLQDSAPPMPAATMHRVLDEQFGKSWTKRFQEFDDTPAAAASIGQVHKAIWSDGREVAVKIQYPGAGPALMADFTQLSRLAWLFGRMSPGMDVKPLISELKERILEELDYGMEADAQRGFAKAYADDPDILVGRVVASAPKVLVTEWIDGTPVSEIIDSGTQAQRDRAGYTLALLQYSSPERAGLLHADPHPGNFRISADGRLGVLDFGAVARLPNGSPKPLGRMTRLALDGRKAELIKEMTEFGFIRPGIELDAQQVLDYLRPILDPLTVENFTFTRDWMRSQAARIGDPRNEEARVGRMFNLPPDYLLLHRVSLGSIAVLCQLGATAPYRALAQRWQPGFAE